From the Burkholderia ubonensis subsp. mesacidophila genome, the window AACGTGTTCGCGATGTGGCTGAACACCGGCCCGATGATCTTCTCGAGCAGGATGTTCGAGAACTCGTAATGCAGCGAGAATTCGATCTTGCACGCATCGGCGCGCAGCGCCGTGAAGCGCCATGAGCCCGTGAATTTCTTGAACGGGCCGTCCGCGAACTCCATGTCGATGCGCGTCGGGCGCTGCTGCGTGTTGCGGGTCGCGAAATGCTGCTTGATGCCCTTGAAGTTGATGTCGATGCGCGCCTCCATCCCGTTCTCGTCCTGGCGGCGGATCTCGATGCCGCCGCACCAGGGCAGGAAATTGGGGTAATCGGCAACGTCGGTGACGAGGTCGAACATCTGTTCCGCCGAATGGCGGATCAATACGGTTTTCTGGACATCTGCCATAAATCACGCGGCATCGCAAAGGTGGGAAAGCAAGCCGGGCGATTCCCGCCCTGCTTTGCTAAAATCGTGATTTTAAACGAGTTGGCCCGATCCTTTCATGAGCATCATCGACAACAGGAAAGCGCACTTCGATTACCACATCGAGGAACGCTACGAGGCGGGGCTCGTGCTCGAGGGCTGGGAAGTCAAGGCGCTGCGCGCCGGGCGCGGCCAGATCAAGGAAGGCTACGTGGTCGTGAAGAACGCCGAGATCTTCCTGATCGGCACGCACATCAGCCCGCTGCCCGAGGCCTCGACGCACATCAAGCCCGACCCGCTGCGCACCCGCAAGCTGCTGCTGCACGCCGAGGAGATCAAGAAACTGATCGGCAAGGTCGAGCAGCGCGGCTACACGCTCGTGCCGCTGAACTTCCACTACAAGGGCGGCCGCGTGAAGTGCGACATCGGCCTTGCGAAAGGCAAGAAGCTGCACGACAAGCGCGAAACCGAGAAGAAGCGCGACTGGGAGCGCGAGAAGGCGCGCATCATGCGCGCCGGCACCTGACGCGCAAGCCGTTCCCCCGCATGCAAAGGCCCGCTCGAAGCGGGCCTTTGTCCTGTGGCGCAGCGTGAAGAGCCGGCGAGCGGCTTGGCGCGCACTTCGCCGCGCGGCAATCCGCCGCACGCCCGGCGCACGACATAAGCCGCGGCAAAACCGCCGCGGCGACGCCGCTCAGGCCTTGCCGGCCGGCGTGCCGGCTCCGGCCGGCCCCGCGCGCTTGACGATCGACAGCGCCGACGCGATCGCGGTGCCGAGATCCGACAGGTTCGAGGGCACGATCAGCGTATTGCCCTGCTTCGCGAGATTCGAGAACGCGCCGACGTACTGCTCGGCGACCTTCAGGTTCACCGCATCCATCCCGCCCTGCGACTGGATCGCGTTCGCGATCTTCTGGATCGCCTGCGCGTTCGCCTCGGCGACCGCGAGAATCGCCGCCGCCTCGCCCTGCGCCTGGTTGATCGCTGCCTGCCGCTCGCCCTCGGACTTCTGGATCGCGGCTTCGCGCGCGCCGGACGCGAGGTTGATCTGCTCCTGCTTGCGGCCTTCCGACGCGGCGATCAGCGCGCGCTTCTCGCGCTCCGCGGTGATCTGCGCCTGCATCGCGTGCAGGATTTCCTTCGGCGGCGTGAGGTCCTTGATCTCGTAGCGCAGCACCTTCACGCCCCAGTTCGCCGCGGCCTGGTCCAGCGCCGACACGATGTTGTGGTTGATGAAATCGCGC encodes:
- a CDS encoding type II toxin-antitoxin system RatA family toxin: MADVQKTVLIRHSAEQMFDLVTDVADYPNFLPWCGGIEIRRQDENGMEARIDINFKGIKQHFATRNTQQRPTRIDMEFADGPFKKFTGSWRFTALRADACKIEFSLHYEFSNILLEKIIGPVFSHIANTFVDSFVKRADQRYGKG
- the smpB gene encoding SsrA-binding protein SmpB, with the protein product MSIIDNRKAHFDYHIEERYEAGLVLEGWEVKALRAGRGQIKEGYVVVKNAEIFLIGTHISPLPEASTHIKPDPLRTRKLLLHAEEIKKLIGKVEQRGYTLVPLNFHYKGGRVKCDIGLAKGKKLHDKRETEKKRDWEREKARIMRAGT
- a CDS encoding SPFH domain-containing protein — its product is MDSLTIWVVLLVIAVVIVSKTVKIVPQQHAWVLERFGRYHATLSPGLNIVLPFVDRIAYRHVLKEIPLDVPSQVCITRDNTQLQVDGVLYFQVTDPMKASYGASNFVLAITQLAQTTLRSVVGKLELDKTFEERDFINHNIVSALDQAAANWGVKVLRYEIKDLTPPKEILHAMQAQITAEREKRALIAASEGRKQEQINLASGAREAAIQKSEGERQAAINQAQGEAAAILAVAEANAQAIQKIANAIQSQGGMDAVNLKVAEQYVGAFSNLAKQGNTLIVPSNLSDLGTAIASALSIVKRAGPAGAGTPAGKA